From a single Methanofollis sp. W23 genomic region:
- a CDS encoding DUF523 and DUF1722 domain-containing protein produces MQTFARPRVVVSRCIEFDHCRWNGDMIRSEVVGRMNAHVEFVPVCAEAEIGLGIPREPVRLVGEGDEVRLVQHETGRDVTEMMTGFAAAFLDDLGEVDGFLLKSRSPSCGIKGVKIYSSMKGGASRGTRAGLFAEAVLSRHPDLPVEDEGRLRNRRIREHFLIRLFTLAGFREARAHGDLQALSEFHARNKFLLMAYSQKELQTLGNVVANQESQPFEEVVATYERHLRAALKNPPKATSRTNVLFHALGYFKDSLSPEEKAFFLETVEHYRKNEVTICPNLTILRSWIVRFGIDYLAEQTFFSPLPPGLMEVPPDLSQDQRDYWKEEKGRPGL; encoded by the coding sequence ATGCAGACCTTTGCGCGGCCAAGGGTGGTGGTGAGCAGGTGCATCGAGTTCGACCACTGCCGGTGGAATGGGGACATGATCAGGAGCGAGGTGGTGGGGCGGATGAACGCGCACGTCGAGTTTGTGCCGGTCTGCGCCGAGGCGGAGATCGGGCTCGGGATCCCGAGAGAGCCGGTCAGGCTGGTGGGGGAGGGCGACGAGGTCAGGCTGGTGCAGCACGAGACCGGACGGGACGTGACCGAAATGATGACCGGGTTTGCCGCCGCGTTCCTCGACGACCTGGGCGAGGTGGACGGGTTTCTTCTCAAGTCCAGGTCGCCTTCATGCGGGATCAAAGGGGTGAAAATCTACTCGTCGATGAAGGGCGGCGCCTCCAGAGGGACGAGGGCCGGGCTCTTCGCGGAGGCGGTGCTCTCACGCCACCCTGACCTCCCGGTCGAGGACGAGGGGAGGCTGCGGAACCGGCGGATCAGAGAGCACTTCCTGATCAGGCTCTTCACCCTTGCCGGGTTCAGGGAGGCACGGGCGCACGGCGACCTCCAGGCCCTCTCTGAGTTTCACGCCAGGAACAAATTTCTCCTGATGGCATATAGCCAGAAAGAACTCCAGACCCTCGGGAATGTGGTGGCAAACCAGGAATCGCAGCCGTTCGAAGAGGTTGTCGCGACCTATGAACGTCATCTCAGGGCCGCCCTGAAAAATCCCCCAAAGGCCACCTCACGGACCAATGTCCTCTTCCATGCCCTGGGATATTTCAAAGACTCTCTCTCTCCAGAAGAGAAGGCCTTCTTCCTGGAGACCGTCGAGCACTACCGGAAGAACGAGGTGACCATCTGCCCGAACCTGACCATCCTGCGCTCATGGATCGTGAGGTTCGGGATCGACTACCTCGCAGAGCAGACCTTCTTCTCCCCCCTGCCCCCAGGGCTGATGGAGGTTCCGCCCGACCTTTCGCAGGACCAGCGCGACTACTGGAAGGAGGAGAAAGGGAGGCCAGGACTGTGA
- a CDS encoding rhodanese-like domain-containing protein has translation MPDQYQALPLLLLALALGAGGCMGTAWTDLSVDEAHALIQERAGDPGFVLLDVRTPEEFAAGHIEGAVNLDWYDPAFRDEVRAFERGATCLVYCRTGVRSAGAASVMVEEGCDEVYNMEEGITAWKAAEYQVVT, from the coding sequence ATGCCAGATCAGTATCAGGCCCTCCCCCTGCTCCTCCTTGCGCTGGCCCTCGGTGCGGGAGGCTGTATGGGGACGGCATGGACCGACCTCTCGGTCGACGAGGCCCATGCCCTCATCCAGGAACGTGCGGGGGACCCGGGGTTCGTGCTCCTGGACGTCAGGACGCCTGAAGAGTTTGCCGCCGGGCACATCGAGGGCGCGGTCAATCTCGACTGGTATGACCCGGCATTCAGGGACGAGGTCAGGGCCTTCGAGAGAGGGGCGACCTGCCTGGTCTACTGCCGGACCGGCGTGAGAAGTGCGGGGGCGGCGTCGGTGATGGTCGAAGAAGGGTGTGACGAGGTGTATAATATGGAGGAGGGGATCACCGCCTGGAAGGCGGCCGAATATCAGGTCGTCACCTGA
- a CDS encoding ABC transporter permease: MNREVTAIYVLWLREMKRFFRAKSRVVGTLGMPLFFMAFLGFGFRTSTVPGIPEGIDYITYLVPGIVGMTLLFSSTFAGISVLWDREFGFLKEIMVAPVSRISIVLGRTAGGATTSLLQGVLILLLSGLMGFSYPGFFAFLAAALFMLLISTTFISMGLIFASNMKDIHGFTLVMNFVVFPIFFLSGALFPVENLPLWVQPLSYADPLTYGVDGLRGVLTGVSSFPLMTDAVILTGFFLLLLALGAWSFERSEST, encoded by the coding sequence ATGAACCGCGAGGTCACCGCGATCTATGTTCTCTGGCTCAGGGAGATGAAGCGCTTCTTCAGGGCGAAGTCCAGGGTCGTCGGGACGCTCGGGATGCCACTCTTCTTCATGGCCTTCCTCGGGTTCGGGTTTCGGACCAGCACGGTCCCCGGGATCCCTGAGGGCATCGACTACATCACCTACCTGGTCCCCGGGATCGTCGGCATGACCCTCCTCTTCTCCTCGACCTTTGCCGGGATCTCGGTGCTCTGGGACAGGGAGTTCGGGTTTTTAAAAGAGATCATGGTCGCCCCGGTGAGCAGGATCTCGATCGTCCTTGGCAGGACGGCCGGCGGGGCGACGACCTCGCTCCTCCAGGGGGTTCTGATCCTTCTTCTCTCAGGGCTGATGGGCTTCTCGTACCCCGGGTTCTTCGCCTTCCTGGCCGCGGCGCTCTTCATGCTCCTCATCTCCACCACCTTCATCTCGATGGGGTTGATCTTCGCCTCGAACATGAAGGACATCCACGGGTTCACCCTGGTGATGAACTTCGTCGTCTTCCCGATCTTCTTCCTCTCAGGTGCGCTCTTCCCGGTCGAGAACCTCCCTCTCTGGGTCCAGCCGCTCTCGTACGCCGATCCCCTGACCTATGGGGTGGACGGGCTGCGCGGTGTTCTTACCGGCGTCTCCTCATTTCCCTTGATGACCGACGCCGTCATCCTCACCGGGTTCTTTCTTCTGCTTCTTGCCCTTGGCGCCTGGTCCTTTGAGCGGAGCGAGTCAACCTGA
- a CDS encoding ATP-binding cassette domain-containing protein, producing MATIQVEGLTRTFDEVVAVDGISFTVEDGEIFGLLGPNGAGKTTTINMLTTLLSPTGGRATVGGADIATERDRVRQQIGVVFQEPALDTNLTARENLDFHAMMYGIPRQAREDRIAAVLGLVELDDRADDLVSEYSGGMKRRLEIARGLIQRPKVLFLDEPTLGLDAQTRRRIWEYVEALNRDEGVTVVLTTHYMEEADYLCDRVAIIDHGKISVLDTPEALKTSLGGDLITLGVEGDDAGFKNRLHEEPWVRQVGGAGQTISIVVEEGDRRVAALVAMAAAERLEIVSVNLRQPSLEDVFLHVTGRTIREA from the coding sequence ATGGCCACGATCCAGGTGGAAGGGCTCACCAGAACCTTCGACGAGGTTGTCGCCGTCGACGGGATCTCGTTTACCGTGGAGGACGGCGAGATCTTCGGGTTGCTCGGGCCGAACGGTGCGGGCAAGACCACGACCATCAACATGCTCACCACCCTCCTCTCGCCGACCGGGGGGCGGGCCACCGTCGGCGGCGCCGACATCGCCACTGAAAGGGACCGGGTCCGCCAGCAGATCGGGGTCGTCTTCCAGGAACCGGCCCTCGACACCAACCTCACCGCCAGGGAGAACCTCGACTTTCACGCGATGATGTACGGGATCCCGCGGCAGGCGCGAGAGGACCGGATCGCGGCGGTGCTCGGGCTCGTCGAACTCGACGACCGGGCCGACGACCTGGTCTCAGAGTATTCTGGCGGAATGAAGCGCCGGCTCGAGATCGCCCGAGGCCTGATCCAGCGCCCGAAAGTCCTCTTCCTCGACGAACCGACCCTCGGCCTGGATGCACAGACCCGCCGCCGCATCTGGGAATATGTCGAGGCACTCAACCGCGACGAGGGGGTGACGGTGGTCCTGACCACCCACTATATGGAGGAGGCCGACTACCTCTGCGACCGGGTGGCCATCATCGACCACGGAAAGATCAGCGTCCTCGATACCCCTGAGGCGCTCAAGACCTCGCTGGGCGGCGACCTCATCACCCTCGGGGTCGAGGGGGACGATGCGGGGTTTAAAAATCGGTTGCACGAGGAGCCCTGGGTCAGGCAGGTGGGAGGCGCCGGCCAGACCATCTCCATTGTGGTGGAAGAAGGGGACCGGCGGGTGGCGGCCCTCGTGGCGATGGCGGCGGCCGAAAGACTGGAGATCGTCTCGGTGAATCTCAGACAACCGAGCCTTGAAGACGTCTTTCTTCATGTGACCGGCAGGACGATCCGGGAGGCCTGA
- a CDS encoding DUF308 domain-containing protein, translating to MEVVEINPREWGSFVIRGVAAVLFGVAVLFWTEITLELLMILFGLLVIVYGITLAAYGSTRPVGETNTTLTLLMGVLVVALGVVAVAMPYLVAALIVTVMGALALVIGAADLGLAIFSMKGHSHRGLLALSGILSIILGLFFLVYPLLGGMLLVALYLGVFAILSGVLSIAVGIALRGEAKET from the coding sequence ATGGAAGTTGTAGAGATCAACCCCAGAGAATGGGGGTCCTTTGTCATACGGGGAGTGGCCGCGGTCCTCTTTGGGGTGGCGGTCCTCTTCTGGACCGAGATCACCCTCGAACTCCTGATGATACTCTTCGGGCTCCTGGTGATCGTCTACGGCATCACACTTGCGGCCTACGGGTCTACGCGACCGGTCGGGGAGACGAACACGACACTGACCCTGCTCATGGGCGTGCTCGTCGTCGCCCTGGGGGTCGTCGCCGTCGCGATGCCATACCTCGTGGCGGCCCTCATCGTGACGGTGATGGGTGCGCTCGCACTTGTCATCGGGGCCGCTGACCTCGGGCTCGCCATCTTCTCGATGAAAGGACACTCCCACCGGGGCCTCCTCGCACTCTCCGGAATCCTCTCGATCATCCTCGGCCTGTTCTTCCTGGTCTATCCCCTGCTTGGCGGGATGCTCCTGGTCGCCCTGTACCTCGGCGTCTTCGCCATCCTCTCAGGGGTGCTCTCGATCGCCGTCGGGATCGCCCTCAGGGGGGAGGCAAAAGAGACCTGA